One region of Bradyrhizobium betae genomic DNA includes:
- a CDS encoding ATP-binding protein gives MAIDAPSSPSAQPWSDRLRHSTIILIAAALALSVLVALGELSVMRAVAVLLCIAAAALIPWRLHDTATSRDDTRRVNPVESAAVAAVVAGMPDPAVLLDRAGRVIHLNAAAAQLAPALRRNELAQFALRSPEIITALRESIATTEPRRATYLDHVPVDRWMELIITPVPVPTTFGGADKCMLMTFHDQTPLRRVEEMRADFVANASHELRTPLAALSGFIDTLQGQAKDDPKARERFLGIMHNQATRMARLIDDLLSLSRVELSAHVRPDALVDLLPIIFQVADGLEPLARERQVEIETNLPEAPVMIAGDREELLRLFENLIENALKYGASGGRVIVSLVPGSAPDGTQEIRVLVRDFGPGIAPEHLPRLTERFYRVDVGDSRSQGGTGLGLSLVKHILNRHRGRLLIESVPKQGATFTACFPQVRTPASA, from the coding sequence ATGGCGATCGACGCCCCATCTTCTCCCTCCGCACAGCCATGGTCCGACCGGCTGCGGCACTCGACGATCATCCTGATCGCCGCGGCGCTGGCGCTGTCGGTGCTGGTCGCGCTCGGCGAATTGTCGGTGATGCGGGCAGTCGCGGTATTGCTGTGCATCGCGGCTGCGGCGCTGATCCCCTGGCGGCTGCACGATACCGCCACCTCGCGCGACGACACGCGGCGCGTCAACCCGGTCGAGAGCGCGGCGGTGGCGGCGGTCGTCGCCGGCATGCCGGACCCGGCGGTGCTGCTCGACCGCGCCGGCCGCGTCATCCATCTCAATGCCGCGGCCGCCCAGCTGGCGCCCGCGCTGCGCAGGAACGAGCTCGCCCAGTTCGCACTGCGCTCGCCGGAAATCATCACGGCGCTGCGCGAGTCGATCGCGACCACCGAACCGCGGCGCGCCACCTATCTCGACCATGTACCCGTCGATCGCTGGATGGAGCTGATCATCACGCCGGTGCCGGTGCCCACCACCTTTGGCGGCGCCGACAAATGCATGCTGATGACCTTCCACGACCAGACGCCGCTGCGCCGGGTCGAGGAGATGCGCGCCGACTTCGTCGCCAACGCCAGCCACGAGCTGCGTACGCCGCTCGCCGCGCTGTCGGGCTTCATCGACACGCTCCAGGGCCAGGCCAAGGACGATCCCAAGGCGCGCGAGCGCTTCCTCGGCATCATGCACAACCAGGCGACGCGGATGGCGCGCCTGATCGACGATCTCTTGTCGCTGTCGCGGGTCGAGCTGTCGGCCCATGTGCGGCCCGACGCCCTGGTCGACCTGCTGCCGATCATCTTCCAGGTCGCCGACGGGCTCGAGCCGCTGGCCCGGGAACGCCAGGTCGAGATCGAGACCAACCTTCCGGAAGCGCCGGTGATGATCGCGGGCGACCGCGAGGAGCTGCTCCGCCTGTTCGAGAATTTGATCGAGAACGCGCTCAAATACGGTGCCTCGGGCGGACGCGTCATCGTGTCGCTCGTGCCCGGCTCGGCCCCTGATGGAACTCAGGAAATCCGGGTCCTGGTCCGCGATTTCGGCCCCGGCATCGCGCCCGAGCACCTGCCGCGGCTGACCGAGCGGTTCTACCGGGTGGACGTCGGCGACAGCCGCTCGCAGGGCGGGACCGGGCTCGGATTATCGCTGGTGAAACATATTCTTAACCGTCATCGCGGCCGGCTTCTGATCGAAAGCGTGCCCAAGCAGGGCGCCACTTTCACGGCTTGTTTTCCCCAGGTCAGGACTCCGGCTTCAGCCTGA
- the pstS gene encoding phosphate ABC transporter substrate-binding protein PstS, with protein sequence MNFLKTIVAAGLVAASTTVAFAADITGAGATFPFPIYSKWADAYKKETGNGLNYQSIGSGGGIKQIQAKTVTFGASDAPLKAEQLEKDGLVQWPMVMGAIVPVVNLDGVKPGEMVFDGETLASIYLGKITKWDDAAIKKLNPNVKLPSEAITVVRRSDGSGTTFNFTNYLSKASADWKSKIGEGTAVEWPVGVGAKGNEGVSGNISQTKNSIGYVEYAYAKQNKLTYTGLVNKAGKTVQPTVEAFQAAASNADWAKAPGYYVILTDQPGEKSWPITAATFILMHKEPTDKAASKEALKFFAWAFKSGDKMAEELDYIPMPDSVVKLIEKTWSADIKS encoded by the coding sequence ATGAATTTCCTCAAGACGATCGTCGCTGCCGGCTTGGTCGCCGCATCGACGACGGTAGCCTTTGCTGCCGACATCACGGGCGCCGGTGCGACCTTCCCCTTCCCGATCTATTCGAAGTGGGCTGACGCCTACAAGAAAGAGACCGGCAACGGTCTGAACTACCAGTCGATCGGCTCCGGCGGCGGCATCAAGCAGATCCAGGCCAAGACCGTGACCTTCGGCGCCAGCGACGCGCCGCTCAAGGCCGAGCAACTCGAGAAGGACGGCCTCGTCCAGTGGCCGATGGTGATGGGTGCCATCGTTCCCGTCGTCAATCTCGATGGCGTGAAGCCGGGTGAGATGGTGTTCGACGGCGAGACCCTCGCCAGCATCTATCTCGGCAAGATCACCAAGTGGGACGACGCCGCGATCAAGAAGCTCAATCCGAACGTGAAGCTGCCGTCGGAGGCCATCACCGTGGTCCGCCGTTCGGACGGCTCGGGCACCACCTTCAACTTCACCAACTACCTCTCCAAGGCCAGCGCGGACTGGAAGAGCAAGATCGGTGAAGGCACCGCCGTCGAGTGGCCGGTCGGCGTCGGCGCCAAGGGCAACGAAGGCGTGTCGGGCAACATCAGCCAGACCAAGAACTCGATCGGCTACGTCGAGTATGCCTACGCCAAGCAGAACAAGCTGACCTACACCGGTCTCGTCAACAAGGCCGGCAAGACGGTGCAGCCGACGGTCGAAGCCTTCCAGGCGGCCGCGTCCAACGCCGACTGGGCCAAGGCTCCCGGCTACTACGTCATCCTGACTGACCAGCCCGGCGAGAAGTCCTGGCCGATCACGGCGGCGACCTTCATCCTGATGCACAAGGAACCGACCGACAAGGCCGCCTCCAAGGAAGCGCTCAAGTTCTTCGCCTGGGCGTTCAAGAGCGGCGACAAGATGGCCGAGGAGCTCGACTACATCCCGATGCCCGACAGCGTCGTGAAGCTGATCGAGAAGACCTGGTCCGCCGACATCAAGAGCTGA
- the pstC gene encoding phosphate ABC transporter permease subunit PstC, which translates to MAVERNVVDAAGPYDRAKALSAFKLGDVTFYWITRLSAISVLLILGGIIISLIVGAYPAMKEYGLSFLWTQRWAPSADPPVLGALGPMYGTLVTSFIAMLIAIPVGIGIAIFLTELCPQWLRRPIGMAIELLAGIPSIIYGMWGFFVLGPFLANSFQPFMIKIFDGVPVLGAIFAGPPSYLSLFNAALILAIMVLPFITSISVDVFKTVPPVLKEAAYGVGCTTWEVVRSVVIPYTRVGIIGGVMLALGRALGETMAVTFIIGNSFRISSSIFAPGTTISAAIASEFAESDGLHQSGLILLGLLLFVLTFFVLAGARLMLMRLEKKAGN; encoded by the coding sequence ATGGCTGTCGAGCGCAATGTAGTTGATGCCGCCGGACCTTATGATCGCGCCAAGGCGTTGAGCGCGTTCAAGCTCGGGGACGTCACGTTTTACTGGATCACGCGCCTGAGCGCGATCTCCGTGCTGCTGATCCTCGGCGGCATCATCATTTCGCTGATCGTCGGTGCCTATCCGGCGATGAAGGAATACGGCCTCTCCTTCCTGTGGACGCAGCGCTGGGCGCCGTCCGCCGATCCGCCGGTGCTCGGCGCGCTCGGACCGATGTACGGCACGCTCGTCACCTCCTTCATCGCGATGCTGATCGCCATTCCCGTCGGCATCGGCATTGCGATCTTCCTGACCGAGCTGTGTCCGCAATGGCTGCGCCGTCCGATCGGCATGGCGATCGAGCTGCTCGCCGGCATTCCCTCGATCATCTACGGCATGTGGGGCTTCTTCGTGCTGGGCCCGTTCCTGGCCAACAGCTTCCAGCCGTTCATGATCAAGATCTTCGACGGCGTTCCCGTGCTCGGCGCGATCTTCGCCGGCCCGCCGTCCTATCTCAGCCTGTTCAATGCCGCGCTGATCCTCGCGATCATGGTGCTGCCCTTCATCACCTCGATCTCGGTCGACGTGTTCAAGACGGTGCCGCCGGTGCTGAAGGAAGCCGCCTACGGCGTCGGCTGCACCACCTGGGAAGTCGTCCGCAGCGTGGTGATCCCCTACACCCGTGTCGGCATCATCGGCGGCGTCATGCTGGCGCTGGGCCGTGCGCTCGGCGAGACCATGGCGGTGACCTTCATCATCGGCAATTCGTTCCGGATCTCCTCGTCGATCTTCGCGCCGGGCACCACGATCTCGGCGGCGATCGCATCCGAATTCGCCGAGAGCGACGGCCTGCACCAGTCCGGCCTGATCCTGCTCGGCCTGCTGCTGTTCGTGCTGACGTTCTTCGTGCTCGCGGGAGCGCGGCTGATGCTGATGCGGCTGGAAAAGAAGGCGGGGAACTAG
- the pstA gene encoding phosphate ABC transporter permease PstA yields the protein MNPIYSRRRRKDFVIRGLCFAAAAFGVTWLALILITLLYNGLAGLNVQLFTENTPPPGSNEGGLLNAIVGSLIMTVIGVGIGAPLGMFAGTYLAEYGRNDRLTSVIRFINDILLSAPSIIIGLFIYGAVVVPMRGFSAIAGALALAVIVIPVVLRTTEDMLLLVPNALREAASALGLPRSLVIKRIAYRAARSGLITGVLLATARVAGETAPLLFTALSNQFFSLSLNKTMANLPVTINNFVQSPYAYWKQLAWSGALLITLTVLALNIGARILGAERTAK from the coding sequence ATGAATCCGATCTATTCACGCCGCCGCCGCAAGGACTTCGTCATCCGCGGCCTCTGCTTCGCAGCCGCCGCCTTCGGCGTCACCTGGCTCGCGCTGATCCTGATCACGCTGCTGTACAACGGCCTTGCCGGCCTGAACGTCCAGTTGTTCACCGAGAACACGCCGCCGCCCGGCTCGAACGAAGGCGGTCTGCTCAACGCCATCGTCGGCTCGCTGATCATGACCGTGATCGGCGTCGGCATCGGTGCGCCGCTCGGCATGTTCGCCGGCACCTACCTCGCCGAATACGGCCGCAACGATCGCCTGACCTCGGTGATCCGCTTCATCAACGACATCCTGCTCTCGGCGCCCTCGATCATCATCGGCCTGTTCATCTACGGCGCGGTGGTGGTGCCGATGCGCGGCTTCTCGGCGATCGCGGGCGCGCTCGCGCTGGCGGTCATCGTCATCCCGGTGGTGCTGCGCACGACCGAGGACATGCTGCTGCTGGTGCCGAACGCGCTGCGCGAGGCGGCCTCCGCGCTCGGTCTGCCGCGCTCGCTGGTGATCAAACGCATCGCTTATCGTGCTGCCCGCTCCGGCCTCATCACCGGCGTGCTGCTCGCGACCGCCCGCGTCGCCGGCGAGACCGCGCCGCTGCTGTTCACCGCGCTGTCGAACCAGTTCTTCAGCCTCAGCCTGAACAAGACGATGGCGAACCTGCCGGTCACGATCAACAACTTCGTGCAGAGCCCCTACGCCTATTGGAAGCAGCTCGCCTGGAGCGGCGCGCTGCTCATCACCCTGACCGTTCTTGCCCTGAATATTGGCGCGCGCATCCTTGGCGCCGAGAGGACCGCAAAATGA
- a CDS encoding lysylphosphatidylglycerol synthase domain-containing protein — protein sequence MLEAIRRAMTFLRQKQVLHKLGVVISVAVIGIACYVLYHMLRGIDMNEVIEAIKSTEPRQIAMAALFVAAGYFTLTFYDLFAVRAIGHSHVPYRINALAAFTSYSIGHNVGASVFTGGAVRYRIYSAYGLNAIDVAKICFLAGLTFWLGNAAVLGLGITYHPEAAASIDQLPPWLNRALAMAIIAGLVTYVVWVWTHPRVVGRGPWTVVLPGGPLTLLQIAIGIIDLGFCALAMYVLVPDEPNLGFVVVAVIFVSATLLGFASHSPGGLGVFDAAMLVGLWQMDREELLGGMLLFRVLYYLSPFVISVILLTFREVIIGARSKRLQQAALKLDPGPAPEAAYVRERSDGGA from the coding sequence ATGCTGGAAGCCATACGCAGGGCGATGACGTTTCTGCGCCAGAAGCAAGTCCTGCATAAGCTTGGAGTTGTGATCAGCGTCGCGGTCATCGGCATCGCTTGCTATGTGCTCTACCACATGCTGCGCGGCATCGACATGAACGAGGTGATCGAGGCGATCAAGAGCACCGAGCCGCGCCAGATCGCGATGGCGGCGCTGTTCGTGGCCGCGGGCTATTTCACCCTGACCTTCTACGATCTGTTCGCCGTGCGTGCGATCGGCCACAGCCATGTGCCTTACCGCATCAACGCGCTCGCCGCCTTCACCAGCTACTCGATCGGCCACAATGTCGGCGCCAGCGTCTTCACCGGCGGCGCGGTGCGCTACCGCATCTATTCGGCCTATGGCCTGAACGCGATCGACGTCGCAAAGATCTGCTTTCTCGCCGGCCTGACCTTCTGGCTCGGCAATGCCGCGGTGCTCGGCCTCGGCATCACCTACCATCCGGAAGCCGCCGCCTCGATCGACCAGCTGCCGCCCTGGCTGAACCGGGCCCTGGCGATGGCAATCATCGCGGGGCTGGTCACCTATGTGGTCTGGGTCTGGACCCATCCGCGCGTGGTCGGTCGCGGCCCCTGGACCGTGGTGCTGCCGGGCGGTCCGCTGACGCTGCTCCAGATCGCGATCGGCATCATCGATCTCGGCTTCTGCGCGCTCGCGATGTACGTGCTGGTCCCGGACGAGCCAAATCTCGGCTTCGTCGTGGTCGCCGTGATCTTCGTCTCGGCGACGCTGCTCGGCTTTGCCAGCCATTCGCCCGGGGGCCTGGGCGTGTTCGACGCCGCCATGCTGGTCGGCCTCTGGCAGATGGACCGCGAGGAGCTGCTTGGCGGCATGCTTCTGTTCCGCGTGCTCTATTATCTGTCTCCCTTCGTCATCTCTGTAATCTTGCTGACGTTTCGCGAGGTTATAATCGGCGCGCGATCGAAGCGACTGCAACAGGCGGCGCTCAAACTCGACCCGGGCCCGGCGCCTGAAGCCGCCTATGTGAGAGAGCGTAGCGACGGCGGCGCCTGA
- a CDS encoding OmpA family protein, whose amino-acid sequence MQKLFRWASKWWPGLIPLAVMWGFAAWNNTLPVEADLSARSSAALKDTVLDKTRITVDGRDVSLAADAFSEEGRRDAVMAVEIVPGVRVVDDRTRLVPEAKPFVWNAERDVVRVTLSGSAPLPSMKGRLTEAARKEVGGVEVADQMGLARGAPPRFEAAAMLLLDQIGRLKDGKITITDTKVNLSGMARDLGGREAIAAALKNLPEGFSIAANEIKAPPYIFQAYKDPVAATVTLTGYVPDNNLHAAIATSASRKFFTEKVVDNLKASIGAPGSFNTAVVAALGALSRLSTGTLVVSDREVKLSGDALYEGAANDIRAGLGKDFPKNWQYKPEITVKPAAGPVDGTVCQQLFSELLNKGKIRFATRRADIDPDSAGILDHLIETALRCPTTNIEVAGHTDADGEDSVNQALSEKRAQAVIDYLVKAGLPASRFTAVGYGSTQPVAGNDTDDGKAQNRRIEFLVR is encoded by the coding sequence ATGCAAAAGCTTTTCAGGTGGGCCAGCAAATGGTGGCCAGGGCTGATCCCCCTGGCCGTCATGTGGGGATTTGCGGCCTGGAATAACACTTTGCCGGTCGAGGCGGACCTCTCCGCCCGCAGCTCGGCCGCCCTGAAGGACACCGTCCTGGACAAGACCCGGATCACGGTGGACGGCCGCGACGTCAGCCTGGCCGCGGACGCCTTTTCCGAGGAAGGGCGCCGTGACGCCGTGATGGCGGTCGAGATCGTGCCCGGTGTGCGCGTGGTCGACGACCGGACCCGCCTTGTTCCCGAGGCGAAACCCTTCGTCTGGAATGCCGAACGTGACGTGGTGCGGGTGACGCTGTCGGGCTCCGCGCCGCTGCCGTCGATGAAGGGCCGGCTGACCGAGGCGGCTCGCAAGGAGGTCGGCGGCGTCGAAGTCGCCGATCAGATGGGTCTGGCGCGCGGTGCGCCGCCGCGGTTCGAGGCGGCCGCGATGCTGCTGCTCGACCAGATCGGCAGGCTGAAGGACGGCAAGATCACGATCACCGACACCAAGGTCAATCTCTCCGGCATGGCGCGTGATCTCGGCGGCCGCGAGGCGATTGCGGCTGCGCTCAAGAACCTGCCCGAGGGCTTTTCGATCGCCGCCAACGAGATCAAGGCGCCGCCCTATATCTTCCAGGCCTACAAGGACCCGGTCGCCGCGACCGTGACGCTGACCGGCTACGTGCCCGACAACAATCTGCACGCGGCCATTGCAACGAGTGCTTCGCGAAAGTTCTTCACCGAGAAGGTCGTCGACAATCTCAAGGCCAGCATCGGAGCCCCCGGCTCTTTCAATACCGCGGTGGTCGCAGCCCTTGGCGCATTGTCGCGGCTGTCGACCGGCACGCTCGTCGTCTCCGATCGCGAGGTGAAGCTGTCGGGCGATGCGCTCTACGAGGGCGCCGCGAACGACATCCGCGCAGGCCTCGGCAAGGATTTTCCCAAGAACTGGCAGTACAAGCCGGAGATCACGGTGAAACCCGCGGCGGGGCCGGTCGACGGCACCGTCTGCCAGCAATTGTTCTCGGAGCTGCTGAACAAGGGCAAGATCCGCTTCGCAACGAGGCGCGCCGACATCGATCCGGACTCCGCCGGTATTCTCGATCATCTCATCGAGACGGCATTGCGCTGTCCCACCACCAATATCGAGGTTGCCGGGCATACCGATGCCGACGGCGAGGACTCCGTCAATCAAGCTCTCTCGGAGAAGCGAGCCCAAGCGGTGATCGACTATCTGGTCAAGGCCGGCCTGCCCGCCAGCCGCTTCACCGCGGTCGGCTATGGCAGCACGCAACCCGTTGCGGGCAACGACACTGACGACGGCAAGGCGCAGAACCGCCGCATCGAATTTCTGGTGAGGTGA
- a CDS encoding polysaccharide deacetylase family protein, producing the protein MKQLRNNVIRAGLGALYFSGAHHLLRPLLSGVGAIFMLHHVRPAREAVFQPNRHLEVTPEFLRATLCHLRSREIDIVSMDELHERLVQGRFARRFAAFALDDGYRDNLDHALPVLREFDAPFTVYVASDFAEGTGRLWWTALEAVIAKAEQIDVQVGHSALRFDATTPAAKQAAFDRLHDWLRALPGEHDLKREIEALCARYDVDMAALCRSLCLSWDEVRTFAADPLVTIGAHSVSHCNLAKQSEEIAAQEMAISRAGIEEALERPVLHFAYPYGDREAAGEREFALAAAAGFKTAVTTRPGMLFAENADHMTALPRVSLNGNYQDARILPVLTSGAATAMWNGFRRIAAA; encoded by the coding sequence ATGAAACAACTCCGCAATAACGTCATCCGCGCCGGGCTGGGGGCGCTCTATTTCAGTGGGGCGCATCACTTGCTGCGTCCATTGCTATCGGGCGTGGGCGCCATTTTCATGCTGCACCACGTGCGGCCGGCCCGCGAGGCTGTGTTTCAGCCGAACCGGCATCTCGAGGTCACCCCGGAATTCCTGCGCGCCACCCTCTGCCATTTGCGCTCGCGCGAGATCGACATCGTCAGCATGGACGAGCTGCATGAGCGGCTGGTGCAGGGCCGGTTCGCCCGCCGCTTCGCCGCCTTCGCCCTGGACGACGGCTATCGCGACAATCTCGACCATGCGCTGCCGGTGCTGCGCGAATTTGACGCGCCTTTTACCGTCTACGTCGCGAGCGATTTCGCCGAGGGCACCGGACGTCTGTGGTGGACCGCGCTGGAGGCCGTCATCGCCAAGGCCGAGCAGATCGATGTGCAGGTCGGCCATTCCGCGCTGCGGTTCGATGCGACGACGCCAGCCGCCAAGCAGGCGGCATTCGATCGCCTGCACGACTGGCTCCGCGCGCTGCCGGGCGAGCACGATCTCAAGCGCGAGATCGAGGCGCTCTGTGCCAGATACGACGTCGACATGGCCGCGTTGTGCCGCAGCCTCTGCCTGAGCTGGGACGAGGTAAGGACATTTGCCGCCGATCCGCTGGTCACGATCGGCGCCCACAGCGTCAGTCACTGCAATCTCGCCAAGCAGAGCGAGGAGATCGCCGCGCAAGAAATGGCAATCAGCCGTGCAGGAATTGAAGAGGCGCTGGAGCGTCCCGTGCTGCATTTCGCCTATCCCTATGGCGACCGCGAGGCGGCGGGCGAGCGTGAATTCGCGCTTGCCGCGGCCGCCGGCTTCAAGACTGCGGTGACGACGCGGCCCGGCATGCTGTTCGCCGAGAACGCCGACCACATGACTGCGCTGCCGCGCGTCTCGCTCAACGGCAACTACCAGGACGCGCGCATTCTGCCGGTGCTGACCTCGGGCGCAGCGACCGCGATGTGGAACGGCTTTCGCCGGATCGCGGCGGCGTAA
- the pstB gene encoding phosphate ABC transporter ATP-binding protein PstB, giving the protein MSELSVSMSAAGGLPQASVLPEAPAKVTVRNLNFYYGEHHALKNINLALGTNRVTAFIGPSGCGKSTLLRIFNRMYDLYPGQRASGQLMLDQTNILDPRLDLNLLRARVGMVFQKPTPFPMTIYENIAFGIRLYEKISKSEMDDRVEKALRGGALWNEVKDKLNASGLSLSGGQQQRLCIARTVAVRPEVILFDEPCSALDPISTAKVEELIQELSENYTIAIVTHNMQQAARVSDKTAFMYLGELIEFDDTSKIFTSPTDRRTQDYITGRFG; this is encoded by the coding sequence ATGAGTGAGCTTTCCGTATCGATGAGCGCGGCCGGTGGCTTGCCCCAGGCGTCGGTGCTGCCCGAGGCCCCCGCCAAGGTGACGGTGCGCAACCTGAACTTCTATTACGGGGAGCACCACGCGCTGAAGAACATCAACCTGGCGCTCGGCACCAACCGCGTCACGGCGTTCATCGGCCCGTCGGGCTGCGGCAAGTCGACCCTGCTGCGCATCTTCAACCGGATGTACGACCTCTATCCGGGCCAGCGCGCCAGCGGCCAGCTCATGCTCGACCAGACCAATATCCTCGACCCCAGGCTCGATCTCAACCTGCTGCGCGCTCGCGTCGGCATGGTGTTCCAGAAGCCGACGCCGTTCCCGATGACGATCTACGAGAACATCGCCTTCGGCATCCGTCTCTACGAGAAGATCTCGAAGTCCGAGATGGACGACCGCGTCGAGAAGGCGCTGCGCGGCGGCGCGCTTTGGAACGAGGTCAAGGACAAGCTCAACGCGTCGGGCCTGTCGCTCTCCGGCGGCCAGCAGCAGCGTCTGTGCATCGCCCGCACCGTCGCGGTGCGGCCCGAAGTGATCCTGTTCGACGAGCCGTGCTCGGCGCTCGATCCGATCTCGACCGCCAAGGTCGAGGAGCTGATCCAGGAGCTGTCCGAGAACTACACGATCGCGATCGTCACCCACAACATGCAGCAGGCGGCGCGCGTCTCCGACAAGACCGCCTTCATGTATCTCGGCGAATTGATCGAGTTCGACGACACCAGCAAGATCTTCACGTCGCCGACCGATCGGCGCACCCAGGATTACATCACCGGCCGGTTCGGCTGA
- a CDS encoding SDR family oxidoreductase translates to MFNDLFSLKGRTALVTGGSRGIGKMIAAGFLSAGAAKVYITARKAGPCEATAKELTAQYGGECIALPIDISTLAGCELLASEFRKHEQKLDILVNNAGAAWGAEFDEFPESGWDKVMNLNVKAPFFLTKALAPTLRASASAERPAKVINIASIDGIFVNPGETYSYAASKAGLIHLTRRMAVKLVSDHIVVTAIAPGPFKSDMNRAARDHADEVSTRVPVGRIGTDEDMAGAAIYLASRAGDYVVGATIAVDGGIVYANPGIKGSGWDSD, encoded by the coding sequence ATGTTCAACGATCTGTTCTCGCTCAAGGGCCGCACTGCGCTGGTGACCGGCGGCTCGCGCGGCATCGGCAAGATGATCGCGGCGGGATTTCTCAGCGCCGGCGCCGCCAAGGTCTACATCACCGCGCGCAAGGCGGGGCCGTGCGAGGCGACGGCCAAGGAGCTCACCGCGCAATATGGCGGCGAGTGCATCGCGCTGCCGATCGACATCTCCACGCTCGCCGGCTGCGAGCTGCTGGCCAGCGAATTCAGGAAGCACGAGCAGAAGCTGGACATCCTCGTCAACAATGCGGGCGCGGCCTGGGGCGCGGAGTTCGACGAGTTTCCGGAGAGCGGATGGGACAAGGTGATGAACCTCAACGTCAAGGCGCCGTTCTTCCTGACCAAGGCGCTGGCGCCGACGCTGCGCGCATCCGCAAGCGCGGAGCGGCCGGCCAAGGTGATCAACATCGCCTCGATCGACGGCATCTTCGTCAATCCCGGCGAGACCTATTCCTACGCGGCGAGCAAGGCCGGCCTGATCCATCTGACACGGCGCATGGCCGTCAAGCTCGTCTCCGATCACATCGTGGTCACCGCGATCGCGCCCGGCCCGTTCAAGTCCGACATGAACCGCGCGGCACGCGATCATGCCGACGAGGTCTCGACCCGCGTGCCGGTGGGCCGCATCGGCACCGACGAGGACATGGCGGGCGCGGCGATCTATCTCGCCTCGCGCGCGGGGGACTATGTGGTGGGCGCGACCATCGCGGTGGACGGCGGGATCGTCTACGCCAATCCGGGGATCAAGGGGAGCGGGTGGGATAGCGATTAG